The genomic DNA TGGGGCGCATCGAGGACGAGCGCTTCCTGAAGTGCTCGCAGTTCATCCTCGCGGTGCGCAGCGACCTGCCCGAGGCGGACGTCGCCAAGAGCCTGCCGGTGCTCTCGAAGATCGCCAACTTCGCGGAGATACGCGACATCATCAAGGCCGCCGCCCCGGGGGTGCCGGTGGAGGTCACCTTCCGCCCGCCCGCCGAGGTGCCGGTGAAGCCGGGCGTCGTGTACTTCTCGCTCGAGAGCGGCGACCCCTACTGGAAGAACGTGATGAGCGAGCAGAACGTGGCCGTGTACCTGCCACGTCCGTTCGAGCCATCGAAGACGAAGCTGGAGCTGCTCGCGGTCCCCAAGGGGGGAAGCGGGGGGCCTCCGGCGAAGAAGAACGCCGTCAGTCGTTGAAACAAGGTCGTGCGGGGGGCCGTCCAAACACCGGCGAGTGGCGGTTCGCGGTGAGGCTCCCTGTCGACATGGGGTGGAGGCATCGACAGGATGGACCGGATCAATTCCATCACGCAGGAGTGCTTCGGGGCGCTGCTGCAGTTGAGGCAGTTCGGGGACCATGCGCTCCCCTCGGCGGAGCTCGTGCACCGGCAGCTGCGCACGTTCTTCGACCGGCTGCTCAAGCGCGCCGGGGAGCTGGGCTTCAACCACCAGGACGCGCAGGAGATTGCCTATCCCATCGTCGCGCTCGCCGACGAGCTGGCCCTGGCGCGCGCCGACACCTTCCGGGAGTACTGGCTCGCGAACCTGCTCCAGTTCCACTACTTCCGGGAGAACCGCGCCGGTGACGGGTTCTTCACGCGGCTGGAGGAGGTGCGCAAGGACTCGCAGCGCACCGAAATCCTCCGCGTCTACTACCTGTGCCTCATCTTCGGCTTCAAGGGCCGCTTCCGGGTGCGGGGCGGCGAGCTGGAGCTGATGCAGCTGACCGAGACGCTGCAGCGGGAGCTCTCCCGCACGCACAAGTTCGACACCGAGACGCTCTCGCCCCATGGAGACCGTCCGCCCGACAGCGCGGTGAGCGCCAAGCGCACGCTACCCCTGTTGGCCATCTCCGCCGCCGCGGTGGTCTTCGCGCTGCTGGTCTACACCGGCCTGCGCATCGGCCTGTCCAGCAGCGTGTCCTCCCTCGTCGAGGAGGTCGCGGCCTCCTCTCCCCAGCAGCCCTAGGACGCTCGCGATGCTGCTGCTCACCTTGTTCATCGCGGTCTTCATCGTCATGGTGTGGACCGTCGTCATCCTCCTCAGCCTGCCGCTGTGGGGCGCCATCGTCCCCACCGTGCTGCTGGTGGCCATCGTCATCGGCGCGTACCTGTACCAGCGCCACCTGGCGTCCAAGGCCGCGCGCGACATCGAGCGGGAGCTGGGCGTGCAGGCGGACGCGCAGCTGCAGAACGTGCGGCCGGATCAGCAGGAGGAGATCCAGGCCATGCAGGCCGAGTTCTCCAAGGCGCTCCAGTCGCTCAAGTCCTCCAAGCTCGCGCGAGCGCGGCAGGGCAAGGACGCGCTGTCGGTGCTGCCCTGGTACATGATCATCGGCCCGCCGGGCTCCGGGAAGAGCACCGCGCTGCGCAACTCGGGCATCCAGTTCCCGTACCTGTCGGCGCGCGGCGGCGGCGTGAAGGGCGTGGGCGGAACGCGCAACTGCGAGTGGTGGCTCACCAACGAGGGCGTCATCCTCGACACGGCCGGCCGCTACACCACGGAGGACGATGACCGCGAGGAGTGGCTGAGCTTCCTCGACATGCTCAAGCGCAACCGCCCGCGCAAGCCCGTCAACGGGCTGGTGGTGGCGGTGAGCGTGGGGGAGCTCATCGGCATCGACGAGGAGCAGACGGTGCAGCTCGCGCAGACCATCCGCGAGCGCGTGGACGAAGTGATGGAGCGGTTGAAGATGATCGTCCCCGTCTACGTGATGTTCACCAAGTGCGACCTGCTCGCGGGCTTCGTGGACCTGTTCGGGGACCTCGCGAAGACGGAGCGCGGGCAGATCTGGGGCTTCACGCTGCGGCCCGAGGACGCGCGCGAGGCCATCGGCGAGACGTTCGCCGTGCGCTTCGACGAGCTGGCGGAGGTGGTGGAGCAGCGCTCCATCGTGCGCCTGGGCTCGGAGCGACACCCGGAGACGCGCGAGCGCATCTTCCGCTTCCCCCAGCAGTTCGAGGGGCTGCGCGGCAACCTCATCGAGTTCGTGCAGGCCCTGTTCGCGGAGAACGTCTACGCGGACACGCCGGTGATGCGCGGGGTGTACTTCACCAGCGGCACGCAGGAAGGCAGCCCCATCGACCGGGTGATGAACAAGATGGCGGAGGCCTTCGGCATCCGTCGCACCACCACGCCCTCGGGCAGCCGCCCCGCGGTGGAGTCCCGCTCCTACTTCCTGCGGGACATGTTCGCGGACGTGGTGTTCCCGGACCAGAACCTGGCGATGCGCAGCTCCGCGGAGGTGCAGCGCCAGAAGCGCATGCAGCTGGCGTACGCCGGAGGCTGCCTCGCGGTCGCCCTGCTCATCCTGCTGTTCCCGGCGATGTCCTTCTTCGAGAACCGCAAGTTCATCCAGACGACGCGCGTGATGGCGCAGGCGCTCAAGCTGGAGGAGGCCAACAAGGACGGCGGCGCCGGGAAGATGGTCGACGCGATGATGCCCATGCGGCAGCAGCTCGACCAGCTGCTCCTGTGGAAGGAGGACGGCCCGCCCACCGGGATGCGCTTCGGCATGTACCGGGGCGACGACCTGCTGGGGCCGCTCGGCGCGTTCTATGGCGCCACCGTGCGCCGCGTGCTGGTGGACCCGGTGCTCACGGGGGACCTCAAGGACTCGAAGGCCTGGGTGGAGAAGGCGCGCGACCGGGAGGAGCGCCCCACGGCGAGCTCTTACGCGCTCTACTTCGACCGGTTGAAGCTGCACCTGCTGCTCTCCGGACCTCGCACGCCCCGCGAGCCGCAGCTCGGTGAGGCGGAGCGCGAGTGGATCGTCAACAGCCTCCGGGAGCGATGGGGGCGCAAGGCGGGCTTCACCGAGAGCGCCCACCGCACCATGCAGATGGCGAACCACATCGACCTGTACGCGAAGCTGCTGGCGCAGGACCCGGCGCTCGCCTTCACGCGCAATGACCAGGTGGTGCGCGACGTCCGCGTGGTGCTGGACCGGCTGCCGTTCTCCGAGCTCGCGCTGGCGCAGCTCATCTCGGAGGTGTCGCGCAAGAAGGACCAGTACGACGTGACCCTCTCGTTCATCCTGGGCAGCACCGCCCAGCACATCAAGGGCACGGGCCGCGTGCGCGCCGCCTTCACGCGCAAGGGCTGGGAGAAGGTGGTGGAGCCCAAGCTGGAGCACCCGCTGCAGGGCGCGGACATCTGGGTGCTCGACAAGGACGCCAACTCCACCAACGAAATCGAGCTGGCGCGCCAGGAGCGGGCGCTGCGCTCCGCCTACTACAAGCAGTACATCGAGGAGTGGAAGGAGTTCCTCAGCACCCTGAGCATGAAGGAGCCCACGGACGCGACCGTGGCGCTGGCCATGCTGGAGGACCTCACTCGCGGCGAGCCGCCTCCGCTGGGAAAGCTCTTCCGCACCGTGGCCTTCAACGTGCGGCTGGGCGGAGAGCAGGTGGAGGGCAAGTCCGACGTGGACGGCATGCTCGAAAAGCTCAAGCAGAAGCTGGGTCCCAAGGGGAAGGTCATCGAGTCGGGCGTGCGGTTCGCCAACGGGAAGCTCTCCGAGGACGAGGCGCCGAGCGAGGAGGAGGAGCGTGACTACACCGCGGATGACGTGGAGCCGGCCTTCGCGGGCCTCTTGAAATTCGGTGCCGCGCCGCCGCAGGCGAAGGGGCCCGACGCGCCTCCGCCCGAGGCCATCCCCCTGGACATCTACCAGGAGCAGCTGCAGTTCCTCCGCGACGCGCAGCGCGCCTCCATGGAGAGCCAGTCGGAGACGGCCGCGATGATGACGCGGGTGCAGACGGCGCGCGTCATCATCCAGTCGCTCATCCAGGCGCAGGAGGTGGGGTGGCGCCCGCGCATCGAGGCGCTCTTGTGGCCGCCCATCGAGAAGATCTCCGACCTGACCATCCGCGAGCAGGGTGGCAAGGCGAGCGACCAGTGGTGCAGCGAGGTGGCCAACGCCTTCAAGCAGAAGCTCGCGGGGCACTACCCCTTCAACCGCAACGGGCAGGACGCGGCGGTGGCGGACGTGGGGGACTTCTACCGCTTCGAGTCCGGCACGCTGTGGGGCTTCTACGGCGGCGTCCTCAAGAGCCACGTCGAGCAGTCGGGGACGCGCTTCAAGTTCGTCACGCGCGCGGGCCGCGCGGGCGGCAACATGTACTACGGCTCCGTGCTCTCGTTCCTCGCGCGCTCGCGGGAGATCTCCGAGTCGCTCTTCGGCGCGCGGGACCCCGAGCCGGGCGTGAAGTTCGCCTTCCACATCCGCCCCTCGCCGAAGCTCTCCTCCATCCGCTTCACGGTGGACGGACAGACGGTCGAGTACAACAACGGCCCCGAGGAGTGGCACAACTACGAGTGGCCCGGGAAGGGCGGCAAGTCGTTGGGCGCCACCATCCGCGTGCGCAACAACCAGGGGAAGACGGAGACGCTCGAGCAGGAGGGCGAGTGGGGCCTGTTCCGCCTGATGGAAGAAGGCACGCCGAGTGTCTCGGGAGCCGGTCGGACGTTCTCGGTGACGTGGTCGATGCCCTCGCTGGATGCCGAGGTCGTCATCGACTTCCGGCCGACGCGCAGCGCCTCGCCGTTCTTCGGCGTGTCCCCGGGCCGCACCCCCAAGCTGATGCAGCCGTTCCGCGCGCCGGGGATGAGTCCTCCACGTGTCATCGCGAAGGGAGGCTCGGGATGCTCGGGGTAGTCGGCCGCAACCAGGTGGCGCTCTTGGGCAAGGCGCCGTGTCAGGGCGACTTCATCCGCTGGAACGCGGCGGACGCGGTGTCGCAGGCCTTCCACCGGTGGCTGGAGGAGTCGCACGAGGCGGTGCGGCGCGCCAACACCCAATTGCCCTCGGAGCCCACGTGCTTCGTCTTCACCATGCCCGGCGGACGCCAGGCCCTGGTGGGCACGCTGGCGACGAGCACGGACAAGGTGGGGCGCGTCTTCCCGCTCGCCGTGTACGTCGCCGTCGACGCGGCGGGCGCGGCGGAGCAGTTCCCCTCGATTCCCGACAGCTTCCGGGCCTTCTTCGCCGCCGGCGCGCGCCTGCTCGCGGACGCCGCGACACTGTCCGCCAGCGAGCTGGAGTCGCGGGTGGAGGCGCTCTGCGCGGTGTCCTCCGCGGACGCCATGGGCGCGAGCGCGCAGCGCCGACGGTTGGAGTCGAGCCCCGCTGGGCCGCTCGTCCAGCGCCTGCAGGGCGACGGCGCGGCGCCCGGCGTGGCCTACTACGCGTTCAACACCTTCCTGAAGGCCTGTCAGGCCGAGCGCGGCAAGGAGCCCGCGAAGCCGGGCGTGACGCTGGAGTGTCCGTTCCCGGAGGCGCTCGGGCCCTTCTGCTGGGCGGAGCTGGCGAAGCGGCAGCTGGCCTGGCGCTCGATGCCCCCGGCGATGTTCTGGCACCAGGGGTCGTCGCCACGGCTGCTCCTGTCCATCGGCACGCCGGGCGTCGCGCTGCTGATGCACCTGGCGAAGCCCGAGCACTCCAGCATGAAGGTGTGGCCGCTGCTCACCCGGCAGCAGTCCGCCATCGACAGCGCGCAGAAGGCGCTCACTCCCGCGAGACGACAGGCGCTCGAGGACCCCACCACCACGGTGGAGTCCCTGCTCGCGGCGTTCGGGACCTGAGCACGAAGTCCGCACGGCGAAAGGAGGGGAGATGGCGATGACGTTGGAGCAGCTCAAGCAGCGCGCGAAGGAGTGGTTGGAACCCGTGTCGGCGGCGTCCCCCGCGGGCAAGGCGGCCAAGGCGGACCCCGGCTATCTCGCCGTGCTCGCGGAGGTGGCCAAGTTGGAGTCCGTCACCGGCGGCGCCGTGGACTGGGCGCTCGTCCTGGACTCCAGCGGCAAGGTGCTCCAGTCGAGCTCGAAGGACCTGCGCATCGCCACGTATCTGGCCCAGGGCCTGTACCAGACGCAGGGCCTGGAGGGGCTCGCCACGGGCCTCGTCGTCGTCTCCGAGCTGATGGACCGCTACTGGCCGGAGCTCTTCCCGGAGCTGGCGCGCATGCGCGGACGCTCCAACGCGGTGACGTGGCTGGTGGAGCGCGCGTCCAATCAGCTGCCGTCGCTGGAGGTGGGCGCGTCGGACCGCGAGCGCGTGGAGGCGCTCGACGTCGCGGCCAAGCGCCTGGCGGAGGTGGCGCGCCAGAAGTTCGAGGTGAACGGGCCCGCGATGCGCCCGCTGCTGGAGAGTGTCCAGCGCCTGCTCGCGTCGCTGCCCGAGGCCGCGCCGCCCCCGCCGCCCGTTGCCCCCGTCACGTACAAGCCCGCACCCGCGCCGAGCGCGCCGACTCCTCCTGTCGCGGCGCCTCCACCTCCGCCGAAGGTCGCGCCGGTGGCCGCGCCCACGGCGGCGATGCCCGAGGTGGGCGCGCTCGCGAGCGCGGAGGGCGCGGTGGACTTCCTGCGCCAGACGGGCACGGCGTTGGCCAGCGCGGCGGGGCTCGTGCGGCGCGCGTCGCCCGCGGAGCCCATGCCCTACCGACTGCTGCGCGTGGGGCTCTACCTGCACCTGGCCCAGCCGCCTCCAGGGGACGCCAGCGGCAAGACGACCATCCCCGCGCCGCCCGCCGCGCTGCGGGCCAACCTGGAGCGCATGGCGGCGAACGCGCGTTGGGTGGAGCTGCTCGAGGAGTCCGAGTCGGCGCTCGTCCAGCACCGCTTCTTCCTGGACCCGCACTTCCTCAGCGCCCGGGCGCTGGGCGAGCTGGGACACGGCGCCGCGCGCCAGGCGCTGATGGGCGAGCTGGCCTCGTGGCTCAAGCGCATGCCCGCCGTCCCCGGGCTGCTCTTCGGCGACGGCACGCCCGTGGCCTCCGGCGAGACGCGGACCTGGCTGGACACGGTGCTCGCCACGCCTGTGGCGCCATCCGTTACACCCGCCTCGAGCGGCGAGAAGGACGACGGCGGCGAGGACGTGCTGGCCGAGGCGCGCAAGCTCTTGGCGGGTGGGAATCCCGCGGGCGCCATCGGGCTGTTGCAGACCCAGGTGGGCGCTGCGGGCACGGGCCGCAAGCGATTCGTGGCGCGGCTTTCCCTCGCGCGGCTGTGCGCGGCGGCGGGGCAGGCCCCCGTGGCGCGGGCCCTCTATGAGTCTTTGGACCGGGAGTCGGTGACGCACGGGCTGGATGTCTGGGAGCCGGCGCTCGCGGCGGAGTGTCTGGAAGGATGGCTTGCGCTCACGCGGCCTCCTCCAAAGTCGCCCGAGGCGCTGGTGTCTGACTTCACTGCCCGTTATCATCGGCTTTGTCTGCTTGATCCCGGTGCTGCGCTGAAGGTGTCTCTGTGACGGGGGGCAGCGAAGCCATCCCCAACCAGGAGGTCGTGCGGTGAGCAAGGAAGGGTCTGTGGCTCCGAAGGAGCGCGTCAACATCGTCTACAAGTCGGAGACCGGCAATGCGCAGTCGGAGGTCGAGCTGCCGCTGAAGGTCCTCGTGGTGGGCGACTACACCGGTCGTCAGGACGAGCGCCCCGTGGAGGAGCGCGCGCCCATCAACATCGACAAGGGCAACTTCAACGAGGTGATGGCCAAGCAGGGGCTCGCACTGGATGTGAGTGTGCCCAACAAGCTCTCCAACGAGCCTGACGCGTCCATGTCTGTCTCGCTGAAGTTCCAGACGCTGGCGGACTTCACGCCGGAGGGCATCGTCAACCAGGTGCCGGAGCTGCACCAGCTGCTGCAGCTGCGCGCGGCGCTCAACGCGCTGAAGGGCCCCCTGGGCAACGTGCCCGCCTTCCGCAAGAAGATCCAGATGCTGCTCGGGGACACCGAGGGACGTCAGCGATTGATGGCGGAGCTGGGGCTGGACAAGAAGTCGGAGTAGGGCGGCATTCGCAAACGCACTCAGAAAAGGCGTGACACAGATGAGCACTGAAGCCAAGGCGTTGGCCCCGGTCGAGACCGCCGATGCCGCCCCCTCGCTCCTGGACGAAATCCTGTCCGAGACGAAGATGAAGCCCAACGACGACGGCTACGACGTGGCCCGTCGAGGCGTGCAGGCCTTCATCGCGGAGATGCTGGCCCCGGGCCGGTCCGCCGAGCGCGTGGACAAGGCGCTGGTGGACGCGATGATCGCGGAGGTGGACCAGCGGCTGAGCGCGCAGGTCAACGAAATCCTCCACCACACGCAGCTCCAGTCGCTGGAGTCCGCGTGGCGCTCGCTCAAGTTCCTGGTGGAGCGCACCGACTTCCGGGAGAACGTCCGGGTGGAGGTGCTCAACGCCTCCAAGCAGGACCTGCTCACCGACTTCGAGGACGCGCCCGAGGTGGTGAAGTCCGGCCTGTACCGCACCGTCTACTCCAACGAGTACGGCGTCTTCGGTGGCAAGCCCTACGGCCTGGTGGTGGGCAACTTCGACATCGGACCGGGCGCGGAGGACCTGACGCTGCTGCGCAACATCGCCTCCGTGGCGGCCATGTCCCATACGCCCTTCGTGGCGAACGCCTCCCCGGAGTTCTTCGGTCAGCCGTCGTTCCTGGAGCTGCCGGCGCTCAAGGACCTGAAGTCGCTGTTCGAGGGGCCGCAGTACGCGCGCTGGCACTCGTTCCGCGAGAGCGAGGACGCGCGCTACGTGGGCCTGTGCATGCCGCGCTTCCTGTTGCGGCTGCCCTACAGCGAGAAGACGGTGCCGGTGAAGTCGTTCAACTTCACCGAGGACGTGGTCGGCTCGCATGACCGCTACCTGTGGGGCTATGCCTCCACGGCGTTCGCCACGCGCGTGACGGACTCGTTCGCCAAGTTCCGCTGGTGCCCGAACATCATCGGCCCCCAGGCGGGTGGCGCGGTGGAGCAGCTGCCGCTGCACCAGTACGAGGCCATGGGGGAGATTCAAACGAAGATCCCCACCGAGGTGCTCCTCACCGAGCGGCGCGAGTACGAGCTGTCGGAGGAGGGCTTCATCGGCCTGGTGTTCCGCAAGGACACCGACAACGCGGCGTTCTTCTCCGCCAACTCCGTGCAGAAGCCCAAGTTCTTCGGCAACAGCCCCGAGGGCAAGGTCGCCGAGACGAACTACCGGCTGGGCACCCAGCTGCCCTACATGTTCATCATGTCCCGCCTGGCGCACTACGTGAAGGTGCTCCAGCGCGAGCAGATCGGCAGCTGGAAGGAGCGCTCGGACCTGGAGCGCGAGCTCAACCAGTGGATCAACCAGTACGTCGCGGACATGGACGACCCGGCGCCGTCCGTGCGCTCGCGCCGCCCGCTGCGCACCGCCCGCATCAAGGTGGAGGACGTGGAGGGGCAGCCGGGGTGGTACCGCTGCAACCTGCAGGTCCGCCCGCACTTCAAGTACATGGGCGCATCCTTCACGCTCTCGCTCGTCGGCAAGCTGGACAAGGAGTGAGCTGAGCGGGCGTGAGACCCGAAGCCGAAGGGTCCTTCAGGTCGCCGTTCCAGTCAGGGGCGGCGGCCACCATGCAGTCCGGAGCCTCGCGGCACGGGGGCTTCTGTTCCACGTCGCAGGCGTCACACCACCAACAAGCAGGGGGAGAGCCACATGGCCGAGACAGTACATCTGTACCTGAAGGCGAACGGGAAGGACATCAAGGGCGCGAGCACGCAGACGAGCCTCGGTCGCGAGGACTCCATCGAGTGCGTCTACTACGAGCAGGGTGTCGTCACCGCGCGCGAGGCCGGTTCCGGTATCGCCACGGGCCGCCGCCAGTACCAGCCGCTGCTCATCCGCAAGCGCATCGACAAGGCGACGCCGCTCCTGATGAAGGCGCTGACGAACAACGAGGCCATCGACGCCACGTTCAAGTTCTTCCGCCCCAGCCCCACCGGTGACGGCACCACGG from Myxococcus guangdongensis includes the following:
- the tssC gene encoding type VI secretion system contractile sheath large subunit, which codes for MSTEAKALAPVETADAAPSLLDEILSETKMKPNDDGYDVARRGVQAFIAEMLAPGRSAERVDKALVDAMIAEVDQRLSAQVNEILHHTQLQSLESAWRSLKFLVERTDFRENVRVEVLNASKQDLLTDFEDAPEVVKSGLYRTVYSNEYGVFGGKPYGLVVGNFDIGPGAEDLTLLRNIASVAAMSHTPFVANASPEFFGQPSFLELPALKDLKSLFEGPQYARWHSFRESEDARYVGLCMPRFLLRLPYSEKTVPVKSFNFTEDVVGSHDRYLWGYASTAFATRVTDSFAKFRWCPNIIGPQAGGAVEQLPLHQYEAMGEIQTKIPTEVLLTERREYELSEEGFIGLVFRKDTDNAAFFSANSVQKPKFFGNSPEGKVAETNYRLGTQLPYMFIMSRLAHYVKVLQREQIGSWKERSDLERELNQWINQYVADMDDPAPSVRSRRPLRTARIKVEDVEGQPGWYRCNLQVRPHFKYMGASFTLSLVGKLDKE
- the tssB gene encoding type VI secretion system contractile sheath small subunit, whose translation is MAPKERVNIVYKSETGNAQSEVELPLKVLVVGDYTGRQDERPVEERAPINIDKGNFNEVMAKQGLALDVSVPNKLSNEPDASMSVSLKFQTLADFTPEGIVNQVPELHQLLQLRAALNALKGPLGNVPAFRKKIQMLLGDTEGRQRLMAELGLDKKSE
- the tssA gene encoding type VI secretion system protein TssA, giving the protein MAMTLEQLKQRAKEWLEPVSAASPAGKAAKADPGYLAVLAEVAKLESVTGGAVDWALVLDSSGKVLQSSSKDLRIATYLAQGLYQTQGLEGLATGLVVVSELMDRYWPELFPELARMRGRSNAVTWLVERASNQLPSLEVGASDRERVEALDVAAKRLAEVARQKFEVNGPAMRPLLESVQRLLASLPEAAPPPPPVAPVTYKPAPAPSAPTPPVAAPPPPPKVAPVAAPTAAMPEVGALASAEGAVDFLRQTGTALASAAGLVRRASPAEPMPYRLLRVGLYLHLAQPPPGDASGKTTIPAPPAALRANLERMAANARWVELLEESESALVQHRFFLDPHFLSARALGELGHGAARQALMGELASWLKRMPAVPGLLFGDGTPVASGETRTWLDTVLATPVAPSVTPASSGEKDDGGEDVLAEARKLLAGGNPAGAIGLLQTQVGAAGTGRKRFVARLSLARLCAAAGQAPVARALYESLDRESVTHGLDVWEPALAAECLEGWLALTRPPPKSPEALVSDFTARYHRLCLLDPGAALKVSL
- the tssM gene encoding type VI secretion system membrane subunit TssM, which codes for MLLLTLFIAVFIVMVWTVVILLSLPLWGAIVPTVLLVAIVIGAYLYQRHLASKAARDIERELGVQADAQLQNVRPDQQEEIQAMQAEFSKALQSLKSSKLARARQGKDALSVLPWYMIIGPPGSGKSTALRNSGIQFPYLSARGGGVKGVGGTRNCEWWLTNEGVILDTAGRYTTEDDDREEWLSFLDMLKRNRPRKPVNGLVVAVSVGELIGIDEEQTVQLAQTIRERVDEVMERLKMIVPVYVMFTKCDLLAGFVDLFGDLAKTERGQIWGFTLRPEDAREAIGETFAVRFDELAEVVEQRSIVRLGSERHPETRERIFRFPQQFEGLRGNLIEFVQALFAENVYADTPVMRGVYFTSGTQEGSPIDRVMNKMAEAFGIRRTTTPSGSRPAVESRSYFLRDMFADVVFPDQNLAMRSSAEVQRQKRMQLAYAGGCLAVALLILLFPAMSFFENRKFIQTTRVMAQALKLEEANKDGGAGKMVDAMMPMRQQLDQLLLWKEDGPPTGMRFGMYRGDDLLGPLGAFYGATVRRVLVDPVLTGDLKDSKAWVEKARDREERPTASSYALYFDRLKLHLLLSGPRTPREPQLGEAEREWIVNSLRERWGRKAGFTESAHRTMQMANHIDLYAKLLAQDPALAFTRNDQVVRDVRVVLDRLPFSELALAQLISEVSRKKDQYDVTLSFILGSTAQHIKGTGRVRAAFTRKGWEKVVEPKLEHPLQGADIWVLDKDANSTNEIELARQERALRSAYYKQYIEEWKEFLSTLSMKEPTDATVALAMLEDLTRGEPPPLGKLFRTVAFNVRLGGEQVEGKSDVDGMLEKLKQKLGPKGKVIESGVRFANGKLSEDEAPSEEEERDYTADDVEPAFAGLLKFGAAPPQAKGPDAPPPEAIPLDIYQEQLQFLRDAQRASMESQSETAAMMTRVQTARVIIQSLIQAQEVGWRPRIEALLWPPIEKISDLTIREQGGKASDQWCSEVANAFKQKLAGHYPFNRNGQDAAVADVGDFYRFESGTLWGFYGGVLKSHVEQSGTRFKFVTRAGRAGGNMYYGSVLSFLARSREISESLFGARDPEPGVKFAFHIRPSPKLSSIRFTVDGQTVEYNNGPEEWHNYEWPGKGGKSLGATIRVRNNQGKTETLEQEGEWGLFRLMEEGTPSVSGAGRTFSVTWSMPSLDAEVVIDFRPTRSASPFFGVSPGRTPKLMQPFRAPGMSPPRVIAKGGSGCSG
- the tagF gene encoding type VI secretion system-associated protein TagF, which translates into the protein MLGVVGRNQVALLGKAPCQGDFIRWNAADAVSQAFHRWLEESHEAVRRANTQLPSEPTCFVFTMPGGRQALVGTLATSTDKVGRVFPLAVYVAVDAAGAAEQFPSIPDSFRAFFAAGARLLADAATLSASELESRVEALCAVSSADAMGASAQRRRLESSPAGPLVQRLQGDGAAPGVAYYAFNTFLKACQAERGKEPAKPGVTLECPFPEALGPFCWAELAKRQLAWRSMPPAMFWHQGSSPRLLLSIGTPGVALLMHLAKPEHSSMKVWPLLTRQQSAIDSAQKALTPARRQALEDPTTTVESLLAAFGT
- the tssD gene encoding type VI secretion system tube protein TssD, translated to MAETVHLYLKANGKDIKGASTQTSLGREDSIECVYYEQGVVTAREAGSGIATGRRQYQPLLIRKRIDKATPLLMKALTNNEAIDATFKFFRPSPTGDGTTEQFYTVTFSKGRVASVKQVVENTIVPATATNPPLEEVSFVFHTISWTVSEGGVTHEDTWDKQQ
- a CDS encoding DotU family type IV/VI secretion system protein; amino-acid sequence: MDRINSITQECFGALLQLRQFGDHALPSAELVHRQLRTFFDRLLKRAGELGFNHQDAQEIAYPIVALADELALARADTFREYWLANLLQFHYFRENRAGDGFFTRLEEVRKDSQRTEILRVYYLCLIFGFKGRFRVRGGELELMQLTETLQRELSRTHKFDTETLSPHGDRPPDSAVSAKRTLPLLAISAAAVVFALLVYTGLRIGLSSSVSSLVEEVAASSPQQP